Part of the Myxococcus fulvus genome, AGCGTCAGCCACTCAACGTGACGCCGGTCCCCGCACGCTACCCGATGAGCTGCACCGGATGAGAGTCGGACGTGCTCGTCGAGACGATGGGCGCCTGGAAGCGCAATACGAGGGGAAGATGGTCCGAGGCCACCCGGCTGAGCTCGGTGCGGTGGGGAAAGATTCGAAGCGGCCGGACACCCGAGTCCACGTAGATGCGGTCCAACCGCAGCATGGGCCAACGCGTGGGGTAGGTGCGCGCCGGGGTGCCCAGCTCCAGCGCGGCGTCGTGGATGGCCTGGCGCACCAGCGAGGGCACCGCGCCGTTACCCCAGTAGTTGAAGTCCCCGCACACCACGGCCGGGTCCTTGCGCACCGCGTCCCTCAGGATGTCCGAGCCCAAGAGCAGCGCCTCCTGCCGTCGCCGCTCCGACACCCGCAGCCCCAGGTGGAGCGAGAACACGTGGAGCTGCTGCCCCGCGCCGATGTCCAGGTCGCACCGCAGCGCGCCCCGAGGCTCGCGCCGCCTCACGCTCAAGTCGTAGTTCTTCGAGTGGAGGATGGGCAGCCGGGTGAGGATGGCGTTGCCGTAGCGGCGGCCGTTGCGCACGACGTTGGGGCCGAAGGCCATGTGCATGCCGAGCATGTCCGCCAAATGCTCGGGCTGGTCGTCGCGCGAGGTGCGGCCGCGGAAGTCGCCCACCTCCTGCAGGGCGACAATGTCCGCGCCCACCTCGCGCAGAACCTCACCCACGCGGCCCAGGTCGAACCGGCCGTCCGTCCCGATGCCGCTGTGGATGTTGTACGAGACGAGCGTCAGCTCCACGCGCGCGGGCTCAGCCGTGGAGGGGATTGAGGCGCCGCGCCGCCAGCCGCACCACCTCCAGCGGCAGCGCCGCCAGTCGGGCCACGGCCTTCGCCGCGTCCCCCAGGCCGCCCTTGAGCGTCTGGAGCTGACGGCCCGCCTCGTCGAGCAGGTCCGGGAGCCGGCCGCGAGGAGGCTGCTCACGCGTGGGCGGCAGCGCGCCGATGGGCGTGGTGCTCCGGATGACGGGCTCCTCCGCCGCCTTGCGCTCCTCCTTCTTCTCGCGCGAGGCGCGCTTCGTCGCGCGCTGGGCGGGAGCCGAGGTGCCGTGGGAGAACTTCCCGTCCGGCTCCAGGCGGGCCAGCTCCTGCAGCTGCGCCTCCATCTGCCGGGCGTTGTAGAGGTCCTCCGTCTCCGCGAAGGACTTGCCGTAATGGACTCCCTCGCGCGCCGCCAGTTCCTCTGGCTGCGCACGGGACTGCGCCAGGTGCGCCTTGTCCCGTCGACGCAGGCTGCGGCTCTGCTTCGGCAGCGTCTTCGGAACCTGGAAATGGTCGAAGCTATAGGGACGAGGCATCCGCGAATCTCCAAAAGGTAATTGGGTCCGAGCAGAAGCTAGGAAGCCTGGAGGCGCGCCGGTACGGCTTGACGCCACGACGTGCAGCCGGCTGCCTGCCCTCCAGCCCGTCGGGCCGCGATTCCGCGCCCCTGCGTCGCTCAAGTGCCGACAAATCCAGGCGCGCCCCGCTGGCCCGGTGAGCAGCCGACGAGGCACTGTTCAGCAGGCGACCCGCCGGGCGCTCCTGGGCAGAGAAGCAGGCATCCGACGCGCGGATTTCTCACCCTGG contains:
- a CDS encoding endonuclease/exonuclease/phosphatase family protein; translated protein: MELTLVSYNIHSGIGTDGRFDLGRVGEVLREVGADIVALQEVGDFRGRTSRDDQPEHLADMLGMHMAFGPNVVRNGRRYGNAILTRLPILHSKNYDLSVRRREPRGALRCDLDIGAGQQLHVFSLHLGLRVSERRRQEALLLGSDILRDAVRKDPAVVCGDFNYWGNGAVPSLVRQAIHDAALELGTPARTYPTRWPMLRLDRIYVDSGVRPLRIFPHRTELSRVASDHLPLVLRFQAPIVSTSTSDSHPVQLIG